In Lycium barbarum isolate Lr01 chromosome 9, ASM1917538v2, whole genome shotgun sequence, the DNA window AATTTTTCATTTCAAGCAACCACAAAAGTTTTGTTTAATAAGCAACAGAACACCTTCAAACACTGTTTAAAACAACACCAGTAGACAACATTATCACTAAAAAAGGACACGACATATTGTGTTATAATAGGTGTTTCACATAACCACAAAAAAGTGTTTAAGTTGCTACATTTTGCTAgtatttctcttcttcttcttcttctgtatTGCAACGACATACTCCTTCATGATCTTTCTCTTAAAGCGTCTGCCACTCTTAGAAGTCAAACAGGTCCAACATCAACAACTCTATTTAACATCTTCAGCACCAACTCCATCAGCTTGAACAGTCACTACATCACTACTGGTTCTTCAATTCGTCCCTTGTGaacagaaaaaagaagaagagagaattAAAATCACTATTGGTTCTTCAGTTAAGGTGTTTAGTAAAAATCATTACGTGAGTTATGATTGAGTGATTTGTTCAGTTGAATTCTTGGTGGTTGTTATCCCACATATCCGGGTAATAGACATTTGTAGTACCGCAGATGTCTTCATATTCACCGTCTCCGGTTGGATTTATATCCTTCAAAGGGCTGCTTGAAGTTGCTTTTTCAATTTTTGTCATACTTATAGTGTCCTCTTGCATTATGTCCATACTTTCTGCAAATTGAATACTGATTTTCTGGAAATTGTAGGGACGTCCACCGGGAAGCACACTTCTGGATGTATCACCACAAGGTTAAGATGTGTGCAGACCCGAGATGGAATAGGTGGGAATTGTGCGTTTATGGTCATCCCGGTGAGGCAGTTCGCCGGAGAGACCCGGGAACCCACTCGAGCATGCGATGTGCTAATTTTGGGCCCGGTCTACCATGCCCAAGAGGGGATGGTTGCGGGTTTGCTCATGGTATATATGAGCACTTCCTGCACCTGCACATTTTCCGCACTGAGATGTGCCCGCGTACATATTGCACCAAGACCCCGTGTTACTTTGCTCACTCCATGGAGCAGAAGAGAGCCTTCACCCAACGATGCCAACTGTCCTCTCAGGTAAATTTATAGGCTGGTTCCCCTCACCTCGCTTCATTGGAAAGAATTTTATTAATTGTGACGTGTTTGTCTTGAATTTAGGCTGTCCCATACCACCCGGGAGGCGGTAATGTACAGGACAACAATCTCGAGGGTGAGGCTACTGTGAAAAGAGTTCTTGACGGTCTCTTGGATGATGAATGGGAATGATAGGTTCTGGGAGATTACTTTACAGTATTATATGAGACTGGACAGTTTTTTGATAACATGATGTATTTTGAGACTCTAACAATTTTTGATAGCATGATGTATTTTGAGACTAAAAATTTTTGATAGCATGATGTATTTTGAGACTAACAATTTTTGATAGCATGATGTATTTTGAACAATTTTTGACAGCATGATGTATTTTGAGACGGGTAACAATTTTCGACAGCATTATATTGTTTTTTTAACTGAAAACATACAAACTAGAAACCATTAGAAGAATAAACGAATTAGTAAGATATGCAGTACCTGACTATTTGTGAACCAGTTGAGAAGGCAAATTCAAGCCATCCATTCACAGCAGGACTAGCTCATAGTGTTGGACCTAGGTAAATATCTCTCCCAGTATCCTCTCGTATCCAAAACTAATCTCCATCTCATACACAACGCgtgaaactttcaagatgctATATTTACTATTGCTTTATGGTCCTCTGTGTTTTTAGAGTCTATTTGCAGTTACTCTTTGCCCACACTGAAAATTCCTTTTGCATATTCAAATAATATGTTTGTGCATTAAGATGTCTTTTAAAGCTTGGCTGACAGCATATCAACTGCAGGAACCAGCCATTACGTGTATATAGCCTGGTAAAGTATGCAGCCACAACCCGAGGAGATACTGAGATATTCATGGAATTTGCGAGGGCTGGTTACAACGAGAAAATATGGGATCATGCAGCTGGTGTTCTTATCATTGAAGAAGCCGGTGGAGTGGTGACCGATGCAG includes these proteins:
- the LOC132611644 gene encoding PAP-specific phosphatase HAL2-like: MQYLTICEPVEKANSSHPFTAGLAHSVGPRNQPLRVYSLVKYAATTRGDTEIFMEFARAGYNEKIWDHAAGVLIIEEAGGVVTDAGGHPLDFSKGEYLEGLDRGIIACAGAKPHEKIIQAVDASWNSSSL